DNA sequence from the Maribacter dokdonensis DSW-8 genome:
CAGTCTTAGTGCTTCTCTTGGGCTTAGCTACATTCAAAATAAGACCAGCTATAAAATTAACATTGGTAGAAGTTTTAGAATGCCTTTGGCAAATGAATTAGCATCTGACGGTGTCAACTATCACATGTACCGTTTTGAGCAAGGTAATCTTGATCTAGACCCAGAAATATCATATCAGTTAGATTTAAGTGTAGACCATGCTGAAGAAACTTTTAGTGTAGGGGTTAGCCCGTTCGTGAATTTTTTTCAAAATTATATTTACCTCAATCCAACTTCAAGCTATTTTGAAACCATACAAATTTATGAATATACACAAGCTAAGGTTTTTAGAATGGGAGGAGAGTTCAACGCAAGTGCCTCTATTTTTAAAAATCTGCAATTAGATGCATCTGTAGAATATGTGTATTCTAGACAGCAGAGCGGTCCAAAAGAAGGATTTACGTTGCCATTTTCACCGCCTTTATCTGCCTTACTTTCCGCAAAATATCAATTTAACAAGCTGCTATTCTTTGAGAAACCTCAATTGATCGCAGATTTTAGAATTACAGCCGATCAAGAAGACATTGTTCCTCCCGAAGAAAAAACAGATGGCTATCAAGTTTTAAACATGTCTTTCTTATCAGAATTAGATGCGTTTAGAAATAACGCCCCACTTGAAATGCGCATAAAACTGAATAACGTATTCAATACCAAATACTTTAATCATACCAGCTTTTACAGACTTATAGATGTTCCGGAGGCTGGCAGAAACATCTCATTGTCCCTAACAATACCTTTTTAAAATCAGAAATCAATAATCAATAATCAGTAATCAGTAATCAGTAATCAGTAATCAGTAATCAGTAATCAGTAATCAGTAATCAGTAATCAAATTAAAAATGAAAACAATGAAAACAACTATTATGAAACCAAATTTGAAATTTTTAGCAATCGTTGCGTCTGTCGGACTCTTTTTACAATCATGTAGTAGTGATGATGATGAAGGAGCTATTGAATTAAATGCTCCAGTAATTACCAATTTTGAATTTGGTGAAGGTCATCATGACGAAGATGGGGATGATGATCATGATCATGATTCAGAAGAAGCATACGCTTTTAAAGGTTCAGATATTCATTTAGCAGCAGAAATTGCTGCAGATGCTACCGTAAGTAGTATTACACTTTCTATTCATTCCGATGAAGTAACTGCCGGAGAAGGAGAAGTAGATTGGGATTTTGAACAAGTATTTACAGATGCCAAATACTTGGTGCTTAATCCTGAATTTCATGAGCATGTAGATGTACCAACAAACATTCCTTCTGGCGAATACCATATTGAACTTTTGGTTACCGATGAATTGGGGAACAGCACAGAAGTAGATGGTCACCTTATAATACTAGATGCCATAGCTATTAGTGGTTTTGAAATGGAAGAAACAGTAGCTAGAGGAGATGATTTCCATATTGAATTTATGATTCTAGCTGCGCATGGTATACATAGTATAACCGTAGATATTCATGCAGACGGAGTTACACCTGGAGAAGGAGAAGTAGCATGGGATTTTGAAGAAGAATTTTTAGAAGGTTACCATGAAGAAATGGAAGCGGAATTCCATGAACATATAGATGTACCTGCTACTGCTCCTGCTGGGGAATATCATATCATCTTTACTGTTGAAGATGAAGATGGTAATACCGTAGCATACGAAGCACATATTGATGTAACTGCTTAAATTATAAACAAAACCGCACGGCGTACCAACATGCTGTGCGGTCTTAAATCTAATCTTATGAAATCTACTTTTAAATATTTTTATATTTTATCCATTATAATGCTAACTGCGGCATGTACTAGTGACGACAGCGTTGAAATTGATGAAGAAAAGCCTACAATTACAGTTAACTATACGGCAGGATTTCCTCAAGGTTGCGCGTTACTTACTAGAGGAGAAACCTATAATTTTAGAGCTATGGTAACGGATAATAGTGAACTTGCAGCATACAGCATAGACATACATCATAATTTTGATCACCATACCCATGATGACCAAGTAACAGAATGTGATTTAGGTGAAATTAAATCAGCTGTAAATCCTTTGATCTATGTGGAAAACTTTACTATTGAAGGCGCCTTGTCCAGTTATGAAATCAATATCCCGGTAACTATACCAAATGACATAGATACGGGCGATTACCACTGTGCATATTCGGTTACAGATGCAACCGGTTGGCAAAGCAGAACATCTATAGATATTAAAATTGTGGAGTAAATCTTTATATTAGCGTATCCATTTTGCAGTTTAAAAATTTTAAATGTTCTACATTAGAACAATGAAATTCAATTTTCTTTTTATAAATACGTTTCATCAATAAACTAGATACACAAAATTAGCCGAGCAACCACCATACAACAGGTACTTGACCAATTGGACATCATTATTGATGATGCCATGGTCACGAATAGCCGCATTGGTTATTTTGCTTATCTATACAGAAGGGTAACCGCTGAAATTCAAAAGGAGATAATACTAGGCAATTTTGAAGACAATGCCCGAATGGAAATCTTTGATGTAGCCTTCGCCAATTACTATTTAGATGCCTACAATGGTTATAAAAAGCAGACGTCAATCAGTAAATCTTGGCAATTTTCCTTTGGTTCAAAAGATGAACCTTTGACCATTTTACAGCATATCATGTTAGGTATCAATACCCATATTAATCTTGATTTAGGATTAGCCGCAAGCGCTGTAATGCAAGGCAAACAAATTAGCGATATAGAAAATGATTTTAATATCGTAAATAATATTCTTGGTAATATCATCAATGAAATGCAAGACAGATTAAGTAGGGTTTCTCCCTTACTTTTTCTATTGGACATTGCAGGTAAGAATTCCGATGAAGAGATTATCAATTTTAGTCTGGGCAAGGCTAGGGCATTTTCATGGTACAATGCCAATTTGCTTTGGGGCTTGGGCGTTGGTCATCAAGATAACGCTATACGTCAAATGGATTTAGCGGTTTTACGATTAGGGGAATTCATTAAATCCCCGAAATCAACTCTTATCAACTATACCCTTAAGTTTATAGGGAAATTTGAAGAAAAGAACGTGGGTGCAGTAATTTCTAAATTGCGCAAGGATTAATTTTTATTAAATTGATCAAAACTATATTTACTTTAAAAATATTAATTAGAAATTACTAAAAATCGCAACTGTTTAATAACCAATTCTAAATAATATACCCTACAACTATTAAATTTATAATTGTAAGTTAAAAGAGTATTAAATAATCTTCTTAACCCTAGTAATTTCACTAATTTGAAGCTACATCTAAATAGTAAATTTGAGTTCTTTTTAAGGGACAGTTGGTAGATTTTCAACTTGTCTTTTACCCTTTATTTTCTATTTCGAAGTTACAACACAAATTAAACTACAATCAAACTATGAAAACTATTATTAAAACTGTACTACTATTGCTATGCATTAGTAGTATCGGGTTCTCTTTGCGTGCACAAGAAAAAAACAAAAATCCCTTTAGTGGACTAAAATTTAGAAATATTGGTCCTGCAATGACCTCTGGTCGTATTGCCGATATTGCTATTCATCCTGAAAATGAAAATATCTGGTACGTAGCCGTTGGTTCTGGCGGCATGTGGAAAACAATGAATTCTGGAACTACCTGGACACCTATTTTTGAAAAACAAGATGCCTATTCAATGGGTTGTGTAACCATAGACCCTAGTAATCCACACACTATTTGGGTAGGAACAGGTGAAAACGTAGGTGGTCGCCATGCCGGTTTTGGTGATGGGATCTATGTTAGTCATGATGATGGTAAAACATGGAAGAATATGGGTCTAGAAAATTCTGAACACCTTTCCAAAATTATTGTACATCCTACCGATTCCGACACCATTTGGGTAGCTTCACAGGGTCCTTTATGGAGTAAAGGTGGCGATCGTGGTGTCTATAAAACTATAGATGGTGGTAAAACTTGGAAACGTACCTTGGGTGATGCTGAATGGGTAGGAGCAACAGATATGCTAATAGATCCAACCAATCCTGATGTTCTATATGCGGCTACATGGCAAAGACACAGAACTGTTGCCGGCTATTTAGGCGGCGGTCCTGGTTCTGGACTTCACAAAAGTACGGATGGTGGTGAAACTTGGAAGCCTTTAAAAAATGGTATCCCAAAATCTAATCTTGGTAAAACGGGCTTGGCCATGTCCCCATTTAACCCAGAAGTTATCTATGCCGCGCTTGAGCTTGACAGAACCAAAGGTGGTTTCTATATGTCCAACAATGGTGGAGAATCTTGGGTTAAACAATCTGATGCCGTTTCTGGTGGTACGGGTCCACATTACTATCAAGAAATTATTGCTTCGCCACATGAAGAAGGTACGGTTTACTTTATGAACAATAGTGCATTGGTAACTAAAGACCACGGGAAGACCTTTACACAAATGAGCAGGTCTAACCAACATAGTGACAGTCATGCACTGGTATTTAAAAAATCGGACCCAAATTATTTATTAATCGGTACTGATGGTGGCTTATATGAAAGTTTTGATAATACCCAAAGCTGGAAATATGTAAGAAACCTGCCTATAACCCAATATTTTAAAATTGCCGTTGACGATGCTAAACCATTTTATAATGTGTATGGCGGCACGCAAGATAATGGTTCACATGGTGGACCTTCACGTACCAGAAGTTCCGATGGTATAGCTAGTGCAGATTGGTGGAAAACCCTAGGTGCGGATGGTGCACAAACGGCTACAGAACCTGGTAATCCTGATATTACATATGGTGAATTTCAGCAGGGGGCGTTATGGAGAATTGATAGTAAAACTTTAGAAAGTGTTTTTATACAACCTCAAGCCAGGGAAGGTGACCCGTTTGAACGTTTCAACTGGGATGCTCCAATTCTTGTGAGTCCACATAACCCAACTCGCTTATATTTTGCATCGCAACGTGTATGGAAATCAGAAAACAGGGGAGATGCTTGGGAACCTATTTCAGAAGACCTTACATTGAACCAAGAACGGATGGAGTTCCCTTATTATGGAACATCGCAAAGCTGGGACAATGCTTGGGATATTAAAGCGATGTCTAATTACAATACCATAACCTCACTAGCTGAATCTCCAAAACAGGAAGGTTTAATTTATGCCGGTACGGATGACGGACTTATTCAAGTTACTGAAGATGGTGGAGCAACGTGGAGAAAATTTAGCCTAAATAACATTAAAGGTGTTCCTGAAACTCCCTTTGTAAATGATGTTAGAGCTGATCTTTTTGACGCAAATGTGGTATATGCTGCATTGGACAATCATAAATACGGAGATTACAAACCATATATTATTATAAGTAGTGACAAAGGAAAATCTTGGACTTTAATCAATGGTAACCTACCGAATAAATTACTGATTTGGAGACTGGTACAGGACCATGTTAAAAAAGATATACTTTTCGCTGCCACTGAATTCGGTGTATACGTCACCTTAAATGGTGGTGGTAAATGGACTAAGCTTGAAGATGGTATGCCTAATATTCCTATCCGAGATATTACCATACAACGTCGAGAAAATGATTTGGTTGCAGGATCGTTCGCAAGAGGTATCTATATTTTAGATGATATCTCACCATTGCGTGAGTATGATGCTAGTGCTTCGGCTAAACTTTTCCCAGTTAAAACCGTGCCATGGTATAAACCATCTAGTAGGGTAGGTAGCCAAGGTGATGCTGAATGGATAGGTGAAAACCCACCTTTTGGCGCAACATTTACTTATTTCATGTCTAATAAACTAAAATCAAAAAAAGACATTCGTAAAGCTGCGGAGAAAAAAGGTACAGGCAAATTTCCTGGATGGGATGCGCTGGAAGAAGAGAAATTACAAGATGGACCATCAATCGTATTGGTAATCAAAGACGCTAGCGGAAATGTGATAAACAGCGTAAAAGGTACCAACAAAGAAGGCTTTAATCGCGTAAGCTGGAATTTGAGCTATCCAAATAAAAATGGAGAACGTTTAGAAGCCCCAAGAGGAAGACGTGGTCGCCGTGGAGGTGGCATTATAGTTACACCGGGCGAATATTCAGTAACATTAATGAAGCGTGAAGATGGAGTGAATACTGTTTTACAAGGTCCGGAATTATTTAATGTAACACCTGTATTTGAAAGTGCTTTACCTAGAAAGTCAAATGAAGAAATCAGTAATTTTAGAGAAGCTGCTTTTGCTTTTCAACAAGATTTAACAGCTACAAATATTGCCTTGTCCACAAGTCAAAAAACCGTTAATGCCATGTTACGTGCCTTGAACAAAGCACCTAATCCTTCTGAAGATTTGTATAAAAAATTATACGATACTAAAAACAACTTATTGGCTATCGATAAGGAGTTAAACGGTGATGAGATAAAAGAAGAAATAGGTGAACGTTCTAACCCTACAGCCAGTGATGGTAGTTCAATAGGGTGGAGAGCCTTAGGAACTACCTACGGACCAACAGGTGAACATAAAGCCTTTTTAAGTCGTGTACAAAGTCAGCTTAAGAAAGTAAAGACCAAGCTTCAGCCGATAATAGAAACCGAACTACCAGCACTTGAAGGTGAATTGAAAAAATCTGGAGCTCCTTGGATTGAAGGTCAAGGACTTATCAAAAATTAATTTCAAGAATAGTTATAAGCAGCACTAGTACTGCTCAACAAGAACATATACCGCTTAAAAACTTAGTCGTACAAATTCATATGTCTAAGTTTTTAAGCGGTATTTTTTTATGTTAGCACGTATAAATTTCAACTTAATTACTTCAATAACACCTAGGTTTGGATTATTTTGTTTAACTATTTATTGTATTAATTAAACATTATGTATTTTTAGTGTCTAATTTGTAGAGATAAAATTCATGAGTAATATTAAAATTATGTTCGGAATATTTAAAAAAAAGTCGGAAAAAGAAAAGTTACAATCTCAATATGAAAAATTGTTGAGTGAAGCTCATAAACTTTCTACCACCAATAGAAAAATGAGCGATCAAAAAGCTTTTGAAGCCGATGAAATAATGAAAAAAATTGAAATGCTTTCTTAATTAAACTTATTCAATTAGAAATAGTAATAAAGTGAAGTAGGTAAACATGGATAAGCAGGATTATAAAATACATATTATAGGTGCCGGAGTTAGTGGATTGATAGCTGCGACTGTTTTAGAACAAAACGGATTTTCTCCTATAATTATTGAAGCTACGGATAGAGTTGGAGGTAGGGTAAAGACAGATAAGATAAATGGTTATCAATTAGATCAAGGTTTTCAAGTATTGTTAACTGCATATCCAGCTGCTCAAAAATATCTAGATTATAAATCTTTGGAGCTACAACACTTTTTACCTGGCGCGTCAATTTTCAAGAATAAAAAACAAGAGGTAATAGGTGATCCGCTAAGGGATACATCGCTGCTGTTTTCAACTCTTTTTTCTAGTATTGGTTCATTTTCAGACAAATTAAAAATTTTAAAATTAAACACTAGACTTAAGAATAAAACTATTGATGAGATTTTCTCAGACAAAGAACAATCTACTCTTTCTTATTTAAAAGCACTAGATTTCTCTGAAAGTATGATCAATGATTTTTTCAAACCATTCTTCAGCGGAATATTTTTAGAAGACCAACTAGAAACCTCTAGCAGAATGTTTGAGTTTGTTTATAAAATGTTTGGTGAAGGCAGTGCTGCATTACCTAAAGGTGGCATTGTAGAAATTCCTAAACAATTATTACAGAAATTAGAAAATACTACAGTTACGTATGACTCAGCCGTATCCTCAGTCGTAGATGGTAAAATTATTCTTAGAAATGGACAAGAAATAGTAAGTGATTTTATTATCGTTGCAACTGAAGCTAGTAGCTTAATTCAAAACTTAAAGAATCAGACAATTGATTGGCAGCGTTGTGATACTTTATATTTTGAAACGGAAGACAGGGCAATTCAAAAACCGTTGATCGGATTAATTCCTGATCAAAACACATTGATCAACAATATTGTTTACCATACCGGTCTCAAAACATCCGTAAATGGCGGTAAAGAATTACTCTCGGTTACCGTGGTGAATAATCAGGGCTTATCCGGGAATACTCTTGTTGACCAAGTACAAAAGGAGCTAAAAGAATTTTGTGGTATTACCACTGGCTCATTTATAAAACACTACAGCATTCCTAAGTCACTACCAAAACTAAGTGATTTGCAATATGAAATATCACCTTCTGAAACTCGCTTGACGGAAACTATATATTTGGCAGGTGACGTACAATTAAACGGTTCATTAAATGCCGCAATGATTGCCGGTGAAAAAGCGGCGCTTGGTGTTATAGAAAATTTGCAGGGTTTATTTAAATAATGCTTATATATAGTCTTTACTCTGTTTAATTCAGAGAGGCCCTGAATTCCTTTGGTGAATGTCCCACCTTTTGCTTGAATAACCGACTAAAGTGTTGCGGATATTTAAATCCTAGTTCATAAGCAATTTCACTGACCGATTTATTTGAATCGAACACTTTCTCTTTTGCCACATCGATCAGTTTTGATTGAATATATTCTTGTGCAGATTTACCGGTTTCCTTTTTAACCAGATCACCAAAATAATTGGAAGATAAATGTAGTTCATCTGCAAAATAACCTACGGACGGCAATCCATTGGTTTTTGGCTTATCCGAAGAAAAATAGCTACTTAGAAGGTTGTCAAACTTTTCTAAGGTTCCTTTGTTCACCACTTCTCGTGTAATGAATTGACGATCATAAAAACGAAGGCAGTAATCTAAAAACAATTCAATATTGGTAACGATCAGATTCTTGCTATGCTTATCTATAGGCTGTTCTAGTTCAAATTGGATTTTATCCAATAAACTCAAAATTACTTTTCGCTCTTTTGCCGACAGATGCAAGGCTTCATTACTGGAGTAGGCAAAGAAATTAAATTCATGTATTTTTTTAGCCAAGTCCGTACCCAATAAAAGGTCCGGGTGAAATAACAAGGCATAACCTTTTGGCACATAACCCGGTTCATACCCCCCAAATTCTATAGTTTGGTTGGGCGCCATAAAAACCAAGGTACCCTCATCATAATCGTATGAACTACCGCCGTATTTTAATTTACAGCCTACGGCATCTTTCAAAAAAATAGCATAACAGCTATAATGAAATCCATCATAGGATTTATTGGTATATCCGCTTTCATCTACCCTAACAAAGTCTACAATACCCACCAACGGGTGAAGTACCTCGTAATTTCTTAGTTTAAAGTAATCTGCAATGGTTTTGATTTCCAATATATTTTTCACGACCGGTTGATTTTAAAATAAAGATA
Encoded proteins:
- a CDS encoding DUF4625 domain-containing protein; the protein is MKTTIMKPNLKFLAIVASVGLFLQSCSSDDDEGAIELNAPVITNFEFGEGHHDEDGDDDHDHDSEEAYAFKGSDIHLAAEIAADATVSSITLSIHSDEVTAGEGEVDWDFEQVFTDAKYLVLNPEFHEHVDVPTNIPSGEYHIELLVTDELGNSTEVDGHLIILDAIAISGFEMEETVARGDDFHIEFMILAAHGIHSITVDIHADGVTPGEGEVAWDFEEEFLEGYHEEMEAEFHEHIDVPATAPAGEYHIIFTVEDEDGNTVAYEAHIDVTA
- a CDS encoding DUF4625 domain-containing protein, with the translated sequence MKSTFKYFYILSIIMLTAACTSDDSVEIDEEKPTITVNYTAGFPQGCALLTRGETYNFRAMVTDNSELAAYSIDIHHNFDHHTHDDQVTECDLGEIKSAVNPLIYVENFTIEGALSSYEINIPVTIPNDIDTGDYHCAYSVTDATGWQSRTSIDIKIVE
- a CDS encoding DUF5995 family protein, whose protein sequence is MQQVLDQLDIIIDDAMVTNSRIGYFAYLYRRVTAEIQKEIILGNFEDNARMEIFDVAFANYYLDAYNGYKKQTSISKSWQFSFGSKDEPLTILQHIMLGINTHINLDLGLAASAVMQGKQISDIENDFNIVNNILGNIINEMQDRLSRVSPLLFLLDIAGKNSDEEIINFSLGKARAFSWYNANLLWGLGVGHQDNAIRQMDLAVLRLGEFIKSPKSTLINYTLKFIGKFEEKNVGAVISKLRKD
- a CDS encoding WD40/YVTN/BNR-like repeat-containing protein encodes the protein MKTIIKTVLLLLCISSIGFSLRAQEKNKNPFSGLKFRNIGPAMTSGRIADIAIHPENENIWYVAVGSGGMWKTMNSGTTWTPIFEKQDAYSMGCVTIDPSNPHTIWVGTGENVGGRHAGFGDGIYVSHDDGKTWKNMGLENSEHLSKIIVHPTDSDTIWVASQGPLWSKGGDRGVYKTIDGGKTWKRTLGDAEWVGATDMLIDPTNPDVLYAATWQRHRTVAGYLGGGPGSGLHKSTDGGETWKPLKNGIPKSNLGKTGLAMSPFNPEVIYAALELDRTKGGFYMSNNGGESWVKQSDAVSGGTGPHYYQEIIASPHEEGTVYFMNNSALVTKDHGKTFTQMSRSNQHSDSHALVFKKSDPNYLLIGTDGGLYESFDNTQSWKYVRNLPITQYFKIAVDDAKPFYNVYGGTQDNGSHGGPSRTRSSDGIASADWWKTLGADGAQTATEPGNPDITYGEFQQGALWRIDSKTLESVFIQPQAREGDPFERFNWDAPILVSPHNPTRLYFASQRVWKSENRGDAWEPISEDLTLNQERMEFPYYGTSQSWDNAWDIKAMSNYNTITSLAESPKQEGLIYAGTDDGLIQVTEDGGATWRKFSLNNIKGVPETPFVNDVRADLFDANVVYAALDNHKYGDYKPYIIISSDKGKSWTLINGNLPNKLLIWRLVQDHVKKDILFAATEFGVYVTLNGGGKWTKLEDGMPNIPIRDITIQRRENDLVAGSFARGIYILDDISPLREYDASASAKLFPVKTVPWYKPSSRVGSQGDAEWIGENPPFGATFTYFMSNKLKSKKDIRKAAEKKGTGKFPGWDALEEEKLQDGPSIVLVIKDASGNVINSVKGTNKEGFNRVSWNLSYPNKNGERLEAPRGRRGRRGGGIIVTPGEYSVTLMKREDGVNTVLQGPELFNVTPVFESALPRKSNEEISNFREAAFAFQQDLTATNIALSTSQKTVNAMLRALNKAPNPSEDLYKKLYDTKNNLLAIDKELNGDEIKEEIGERSNPTASDGSSIGWRALGTTYGPTGEHKAFLSRVQSQLKKVKTKLQPIIETELPALEGELKKSGAPWIEGQGLIKN
- a CDS encoding Lacal_2735 family protein encodes the protein MFGIFKKKSEKEKLQSQYEKLLSEAHKLSTTNRKMSDQKAFEADEIMKKIEMLS
- a CDS encoding NAD(P)/FAD-dependent oxidoreductase — translated: MDKQDYKIHIIGAGVSGLIAATVLEQNGFSPIIIEATDRVGGRVKTDKINGYQLDQGFQVLLTAYPAAQKYLDYKSLELQHFLPGASIFKNKKQEVIGDPLRDTSLLFSTLFSSIGSFSDKLKILKLNTRLKNKTIDEIFSDKEQSTLSYLKALDFSESMINDFFKPFFSGIFLEDQLETSSRMFEFVYKMFGEGSAALPKGGIVEIPKQLLQKLENTTVTYDSAVSSVVDGKIILRNGQEIVSDFIIVATEASSLIQNLKNQTIDWQRCDTLYFETEDRAIQKPLIGLIPDQNTLINNIVYHTGLKTSVNGGKELLSVTVVNNQGLSGNTLVDQVQKELKEFCGITTGSFIKHYSIPKSLPKLSDLQYEISPSETRLTETIYLAGDVQLNGSLNAAMIAGEKAALGVIENLQGLFK
- a CDS encoding helix-turn-helix domain-containing protein; the protein is MKNILEIKTIADYFKLRNYEVLHPLVGIVDFVRVDESGYTNKSYDGFHYSCYAIFLKDAVGCKLKYGGSSYDYDEGTLVFMAPNQTIEFGGYEPGYVPKGYALLFHPDLLLGTDLAKKIHEFNFFAYSSNEALHLSAKERKVILSLLDKIQFELEQPIDKHSKNLIVTNIELFLDYCLRFYDRQFITREVVNKGTLEKFDNLLSSYFSSDKPKTNGLPSVGYFADELHLSSNYFGDLVKKETGKSAQEYIQSKLIDVAKEKVFDSNKSVSEIAYELGFKYPQHFSRLFKQKVGHSPKEFRASLN